The genomic window AATTTAGGTTTTCTACCTGCCTTTTTGATATCAAATCTCCGTCCCAAAACATTTTCCATCTTTTCTTTAAATCGGTGGTAGTGTAAAATATCTTGTGTAAAATTGATATAGGGAAAAAGGTAGAAAAAAAGCGCTTTTCCTTCACAAGGGTTTTAACCAAAAGCCATAGATGAAAGGAGAAAGCGCCATGAAACTGGAGATTTCGGTAACTGAGATTGCGGAAATTTCCAAGGGGATTCAGGAGCGACCGGAGCAACTTTTTGAGATGATACGGTTGGATATTAGAGAAATCGTCGGGAATTACCTGACGGCGATGATGAATGTGGAGCTGACCCATTTTCTGGGGAGAGAGCCTTATCTTCGGACTGGTGGGGGAGTGAATCATCGCAATGGTTCCTATGGTTGTAAATTTACCTTGTTGACACGTCTTTTGCCCACGTCCGGTTCTCCTGGTTCCAACTAACCGACTGAGTTACACCTTCCTCTAAAAGCCGCGTCTGTGGCCGCCATCCAAGTAATCGCTCCGCTTTCCCGATGTCTGCCCACGTTGCCATCACATCAGCCGGGTGGCGGGGCTCGTATTCGATGTTTGCCTTCTTCTCTACCAACTCCTCAACTAATCGGATGGCGTCATTCAGCTCGATGGGTTCATCAGAGCCCAGGTTGATCACCTCGTATCCCATCGGCTTCAGTGCCGCCAGTGTCCCCCGGGCAATGTCGTTTACATACGTGAAGTCCCGAGACTGCCTGCCGTCACCGTACACAACTACCGGCCATCCCTCGCTGATCCACTGCACGAAACGAAACAGACTCATGTCCGGTCGCCCCGCTGGGCCATAGACGGTGAAATAACGCAGCACCGTCACGTCAATGTCATACAAGTAGTGATAGGTGTAACACAGTGCCTCGGCCGCCTTCTTCGAGGCCGCGTAGGGTGAAAGGGGGCTGTTGGTGTTGTCATCCTCACGGAAGGGCCGGGGATTATTTGCCCCATAGAGGCTGGATGTAGAGGCCAGCACAAACTTCTTCACCCCGAACTCCCGGCACAGCTCCAGCAGGTTCAGCGTGCCGGTGGTGTTGGTTTCGAAGTAGACCCAGGGATTCTCGACGGACTGACGGACACCAGCACGAGCGGCGAGGTTGATGACGGCATCAAATTTCGGATCTTGGATCTCGGATTGCTGATTGAATGATGTCCGCAGCCCTTCCCGGTCGGTGATGT from Syntrophales bacterium includes these protein-coding regions:
- a CDS encoding GDP-mannose 4,6-dehydratase; translated protein: MATYLVTGCAGFIGWKVSEFLLADGHTVVGVDNLNDAYDVRLKQWRLDQIKDYPNFTFHCLDITDREGLRTSFNQQSEIQDPKFDAVINLAARAGVRQSVENPWVYFETNTTGTLNLLELCREFGVKKFVLASTSSLYGANNPRPFREDDNTNSPLSPYAASKKAAEALCYTYHYLYDIDVTVLRYFTVYGPAGRPDMSLFRFVQWISEGWPVVVYGDGRQSRDFTYVNDIARGTLAALKPMGYEVINLGSDEPIELNDAIRLVEELVEKKANIEYEPRHPADVMATWADIGKAERLLGWRPQTRLLEEGVTQSVSWNQENRTWAKDVSTR